A window of Numenius arquata chromosome 6, bNumArq3.hap1.1, whole genome shotgun sequence contains these coding sequences:
- the NRIP3 gene encoding nuclear receptor-interacting protein 3, translating into MFYSGILTEPSRKEVEIREAASLRQQRRMKQAVQFIHKDSADLLPLDGLKKLGTSKDTQPHNILQKRLMETNLSKLRSSRGSWTLKSDISAQTNKLNQTKLGSSGKTEDEELIVVTCQCAGKELNAVVDTGSQHNLMSSACLDRLGLKEHLKALPGEDEMVSLPSKVKAIGQIECLTLTVGAVPVECAAFVVEDNEKPFSFGLQTLKSLKCIINMEKHHLVLGKTDREEIPFVGSVSAAAGEHSPRPLGLVPPPVCPAPSLKHQQHPGYALVWVIDSS; encoded by the exons ATGTTTTATTCAGGTATCCTGACAGAGCCGAGTAGAAAAGAAGTGGAGATAAGGGAAGCAGCATCTCTCCGCCAGCAGAGGAGGATGAAGCAGGCGGTTCAGTTTATTCACAAGGATTCTGCAGATCTCCTCCCTCTGGATGGGCTGAAGAAGCTGGGGACTTCAAAAGATACT caacCACATAATATCCTGCAGAAGCGGCTGATGGAGACAAATTTATCAAAATTACGAAGCAGCCGAGGCAGCTGGACTCTGAAGAGTGATATCTCAGCGCAGACCAACAAGCTGAATCAAACCAAACTGGGCAGCTCAGGGAAAACAGAGGACGAGGAGCTCATAGTGGTGACCTGCCAG TGTGCGGGGAAGGAGCTGAATGCCGTGGTGGACACCGGCTCACAGCACAACCTCATGTCTTCTGCCTGCCTGGACAGGCTAGG GTTAAAGGAGCATCTCAAAGCACTCCCTGGTGAAGACGAGATGGTTTCATTGCCATCCAAGGTGAAGGCGATCGGCCAGATCGAGTGCCTCACCCTCACGGTGGGAGCAGTCCCCGTGGAGTGCGCTGCCTTCGTCGTGG AAGACAATGAGAAACCCTTCTCCTTTGGGCTGCAGACACTGAAATCTCTGAAG TGCATCATAAACATGGAGAAGCACCATCTCGTTCTGGGGAAGACGGACAGGGAGGAAATCCCGTTTGTGGGCAGTGTCAGCGCTGCGGCAGGAGAGCA TTCTCCTCGGCCCCTGGGACTGGTGCCTCCACCTGTttgcccagctcccagcctgaAGCACCAGCAGCACCCGGGCTATGCGCTGGTGTGGGTTATCGACTCCAGCTAG